Proteins encoded by one window of Phycisphaeraceae bacterium:
- a CDS encoding ATP-binding protein has translation MTALAHIQKGRTLMPRRVMLYGVHGVGKSTFGAMAETPVFITTEEGTNDIDCDRFPLATKYANVLGALSALYSEDHGYQTVVIDSLDWLERLIWAEVCAKRGVETIEDIGYAKGYVFALTQWREVLAGLDALRTERGMQVVLIAHAAIEKFANPETDTYDRYVPRLQKQASALIQEWCDEVLFATYRVHTKTQSEGFDRKRTQGIGTGERILRTTERPAHVAKNRLNLPDELPLDYRVFAALARGEGDPGAAIENANQNEINQTTQEQGA, from the coding sequence ATGACCGCACTCGCACACATCCAGAAGGGCCGCACGCTGATGCCGCGTCGCGTGATGCTCTACGGCGTCCACGGCGTCGGCAAGTCCACCTTCGGCGCGATGGCCGAGACGCCCGTCTTCATCACGACCGAAGAGGGTACGAACGACATCGACTGCGACCGCTTCCCGCTGGCGACCAAGTACGCCAACGTGCTCGGGGCGCTGTCGGCGCTCTACAGCGAAGATCACGGCTACCAGACGGTGGTCATCGACAGCCTCGACTGGCTCGAGCGGCTGATCTGGGCCGAGGTCTGCGCGAAGCGCGGCGTCGAGACCATCGAGGACATCGGCTACGCCAAGGGGTACGTCTTCGCGCTCACGCAATGGCGCGAGGTGCTGGCGGGCCTCGACGCGCTGCGGACCGAGCGCGGGATGCAGGTTGTCCTGATCGCGCACGCGGCGATCGAGAAATTCGCCAACCCCGAGACCGACACCTACGACCGCTACGTGCCCCGCCTGCAGAAGCAGGCCTCGGCGCTGATCCAGGAGTGGTGCGACGAGGTGCTCTTCGCCACCTACCGCGTCCACACGAAGACCCAGAGCGAGGGCTTCGACCGCAAGCGCACGCAGGGCATCGGCACGGGCGAGCGGATCCTCCGCACGACCGAGCGGCCCGCCCACGTCGCAAAGAACCGCCTGAACCTGCCCGACGAGCTGCCGCTGGATTACCGCGTGTTCGCGGCGCTGGCGCGCGGCGAGGGCGATCCCGGCGCAGCCATCGAGAACGCCAACCAGAACGAGATCAACCAGACCACCCAAGAGCAAGGAGCCTGA
- a CDS encoding PD-(D/E)XK nuclease-like domain-containing protein, with the protein MLIREPAETYHARRSDCLTSHRLAEFRSCPLLFRRKEMGLIPDRDSHAFLVGRAAHTLILEGRGRYEAEYAVGGPINEKTGKPYGSSTKAFAEWAEKRGKPVLADTDAATVEQMAASVREHLFARELLAEGVAEGVVRGRMNGVLCQARFDWINPKDGRGLVDLKTCDSIDSFEWHIDAFKYLHQLAFYRALLAVVSGVTLPVHIVAVEKREPFRCGVWQIAPRCLDAAQAENDRAIEELIRCRETGQWPTGFESLRLYDRLPN; encoded by the coding sequence GTGCTCATCCGCGAGCCCGCCGAGACCTACCACGCCCGTCGCAGCGATTGCTTGACCTCGCACCGGCTGGCGGAGTTCCGCTCGTGCCCGCTGCTGTTCCGGCGCAAGGAGATGGGGCTGATCCCGGATCGGGACAGCCACGCGTTCCTCGTCGGGCGGGCGGCGCACACGCTCATCCTTGAGGGTCGCGGGCGCTACGAGGCCGAGTACGCGGTCGGCGGGCCGATCAACGAGAAGACAGGCAAGCCGTACGGATCGAGCACGAAGGCGTTCGCCGAGTGGGCCGAGAAGCGCGGCAAGCCCGTACTGGCCGACACCGACGCCGCGACGGTCGAGCAGATGGCGGCGAGCGTGCGCGAGCATCTGTTCGCCCGCGAGCTGCTGGCCGAGGGTGTCGCGGAGGGCGTCGTCCGCGGCCGGATGAACGGGGTGCTGTGCCAGGCCCGGTTCGATTGGATCAACCCCAAGGACGGCCGCGGGCTCGTTGATCTGAAGACCTGCGACTCGATCGACTCGTTCGAGTGGCACATCGACGCGTTCAAGTACCTGCACCAGCTCGCGTTCTACCGGGCGCTGCTCGCCGTCGTGAGCGGTGTCACGTTGCCCGTCCACATCGTCGCGGTCGAGAAGCGCGAGCCGTTCCGCTGCGGCGTGTGGCAGATCGCGCCGCGGTGCCTTGATGCCGCCCAGGCCGAGAACGACCGCGCGATCGAAGAGCTCATCCGCTGCCGGGAGACCGGCCAGTGGCCCACGGGGTTCGAGTCCCTGCGGCTGTACGACCGCCTGCCCAACTGA
- a CDS encoding GIY-YIG nuclease family protein, translating into MLAAGKTIQIYCPSGDPRGVRIAEITTRIVQAVVVPRARLDEAVKREELAGVGVYFLFGESEAAGLPVAYIGEAEDCGVRFKQHNKNKDFWNIGVAIVSRTGSFTKAHAKLLEWMAIEKARVAGRYDLDNGNAGGKPNVPEWMAADVAEIFETLEVLLGTLGHPIFEASSRDAASADQVFMCRRGGSDARGVYNEEGFVVLKGSIARQETTSSSHDTVGPKREEMIGSGLLTRTPQGYRFERDVVFSSPSAAASLVTGSSANGWIEWRNARGQTLDDVYRRMSEDGA; encoded by the coding sequence ATGCTCGCTGCCGGGAAGACCATTCAGATCTACTGCCCATCGGGTGACCCTCGTGGCGTCCGCATCGCAGAGATCACCACGCGCATTGTCCAGGCGGTCGTGGTCCCACGCGCTCGCTTGGATGAGGCGGTGAAGCGTGAGGAGTTGGCCGGCGTCGGCGTGTACTTCCTCTTCGGCGAATCAGAGGCTGCGGGCCTTCCGGTCGCCTACATCGGTGAGGCCGAAGACTGCGGCGTCCGCTTCAAGCAGCACAACAAGAACAAGGACTTTTGGAACATCGGTGTCGCGATCGTCTCGCGGACCGGCAGCTTCACGAAGGCACACGCCAAACTTCTCGAATGGATGGCGATCGAGAAGGCCAGAGTCGCCGGTCGCTACGACCTCGATAACGGCAACGCTGGGGGAAAACCGAATGTGCCGGAGTGGATGGCAGCCGATGTCGCGGAGATCTTTGAGACGCTCGAGGTTCTGCTTGGCACTCTTGGGCACCCGATCTTTGAAGCCTCATCGCGAGATGCCGCGAGTGCGGACCAGGTGTTCATGTGCCGCCGCGGCGGGTCTGACGCGAGAGGTGTCTACAACGAAGAGGGCTTTGTGGTCCTCAAGGGCTCGATCGCTCGCCAAGAGACCACCTCGTCGTCTCATGACACCGTCGGGCCGAAGCGTGAAGAGATGATCGGCAGCGGCCTACTTACTCGAACGCCTCAGGGCTACCGCTTTGAGCGGGATGTCGTCTTCAGCTCACCCAGTGCTGCTGCGAGTCTGGTCACCGGGAGCAGTGCGAACGGCTGGATCGAGTGGCGGAATGCTAGGGGCCAGACGCTGGACGATGTCTATCGGAGGATGTCTGAAGACGGTGCCTGA
- a CDS encoding type I restriction-modification system subunit M, which yields MTNDDQKRLGKVLWSIADDLRGAMNADDFRDYMLALLFLRYLSDNYEEAAKKELGRDYPDPDAVGNGGRTPLSVWYAENEADVPAFEAQMRKKAHYVIKPEHLWTNIAHLARKQDDYLLDTLQAAFKYIENDSFQSTFGGLFSEINLVSEKLGKTLKQRNQKLCTVVTRIADGLKEFSTDADTLGDAYEYLIGQFAAGSGKKAGEFYTPQPISSILSAIVTLDSQAPESGPRKKLEAVYDFACGSGSLLLNVRRHIADAGGTVGMTYGQEKNVTTYNLARMNMLLHGVKDSEFHIHHGDTLVNDWELLTDPNPANRPKFDAVVANPPFSYRWTPKEETSKDARFKDHGVAPKSAADFAFLLHGLHYLKDDGVMAIILPHGVLFRGAAESRIRRKLLEDGHIDTVIGLPANLFYSTGIPVCILVLKKCKRSDDVLFINAEKGFDKGKRQNFLSPEHIQRIIDTYRDRPDEIERYARRVEMDEIETNDFNLNISRYVSTAEPEEQIDLQATHGDLMGIEKRINKAKTAHNGFLEELGLTPLP from the coding sequence ATGACAAACGACGATCAAAAGCGACTGGGCAAAGTCCTCTGGTCCATTGCCGACGACCTGCGCGGCGCGATGAACGCGGACGACTTCCGCGACTACATGCTCGCGCTGTTGTTCCTGCGCTACCTGTCCGACAACTACGAGGAAGCGGCCAAGAAGGAACTGGGCCGCGACTACCCCGACCCGGATGCGGTCGGCAACGGCGGACGGACGCCGCTCTCGGTCTGGTACGCGGAGAACGAGGCCGATGTCCCGGCGTTCGAGGCGCAGATGCGCAAGAAGGCGCACTATGTCATCAAGCCGGAACACCTCTGGACGAACATCGCCCACCTCGCACGCAAGCAGGATGACTACCTGCTCGACACGCTGCAGGCCGCGTTTAAGTACATCGAGAACGATTCATTCCAAAGCACCTTCGGAGGACTGTTCTCGGAGATCAACCTGGTCTCTGAGAAGCTTGGCAAGACCCTGAAACAGCGGAACCAGAAGCTGTGCACGGTCGTGACCCGCATCGCCGACGGCCTGAAGGAGTTCTCGACCGACGCCGACACGCTTGGCGACGCCTACGAGTATCTGATTGGCCAATTCGCCGCCGGATCCGGCAAGAAGGCCGGCGAGTTCTACACGCCTCAGCCCATCAGTTCGATCCTCTCGGCGATCGTCACGCTTGACAGCCAAGCGCCGGAGAGCGGGCCGCGAAAGAAGCTCGAAGCCGTATACGACTTCGCGTGCGGCTCCGGCTCGCTCTTGCTCAATGTGCGGCGGCACATCGCGGACGCCGGCGGCACGGTCGGCATGACCTACGGGCAGGAGAAGAACGTCACGACCTACAACCTCGCCCGCATGAACATGCTGCTGCACGGCGTGAAGGACTCGGAGTTCCACATCCACCACGGCGATACGCTCGTCAACGATTGGGAGCTCTTGACAGACCCCAACCCGGCGAACCGACCGAAGTTCGACGCGGTCGTGGCCAATCCACCGTTCAGTTACCGCTGGACGCCCAAGGAGGAGACCAGCAAGGACGCACGGTTCAAGGATCACGGCGTCGCACCCAAGTCGGCGGCGGACTTCGCGTTCCTGCTGCACGGGCTGCACTACCTCAAGGATGATGGCGTCATGGCCATCATCCTGCCGCACGGGGTGCTGTTCCGCGGCGCTGCCGAATCGAGGATCCGGCGGAAGTTGCTGGAGGACGGGCACATTGACACCGTCATCGGTCTGCCCGCGAACCTGTTCTATTCGACCGGTATCCCGGTCTGCATCCTCGTGCTCAAGAAGTGCAAGCGATCCGATGACGTCTTGTTCATCAACGCCGAAAAGGGATTCGACAAGGGCAAGCGACAGAACTTCCTGAGCCCGGAACACATTCAGCGAATCATCGATACCTACCGCGATCGCCCAGATGAGATTGAGCGGTATGCCCGACGGGTCGAGATGGATGAGATTGAAACGAATGACTTCAACCTCAACATCTCGCGCTACGTGAGCACAGCGGAGCCCGAGGAGCAGATCGACCTTCAGGCGACGCACGGCGATTTGATGGGTATCGAGAAGAGGATCAATAAGGCGAAGACGGCACACAACGGGTTTCTGGAGGAGTTGGGCCTGACGCCGTTGCCGTGA
- a CDS encoding restriction endonuclease subunit S gives MSKDDKTTKPKPHLRFPQFRNAAGWNVKRLGTRGAFLSSLTGKSAADFDTGDARFIPYMNVFSNTFTDLHDLRAVDVGEGETQNAVARGDVFFTVSSETPEDAGMSSVLLGDIEDCYLNSFCALFRFHEGRSPDPVFLGYALRSGVVRKHLARSAQGATRYNISKGVFRDVPLLLPEPAEQRKIAECLGSLDDWIAAETEALAALRRHKTGLMQQLFPRPGESRPRLRFPEFRDTRQWQPKSIDELASFKSGGTPSKSNPAYWGGSIPWVSAKDMKKLRLQDSEDHITQLAVDEGARLVPAGTLLMLTRGMTLMKDVPICLLQRPMTFNQDIKALTPRKGTRGEFLAYLLIANKPNLRALVDIAGHGTGRLDTDEVKQLRLSAPGPAEQERIADCLVSLDALITAHADKLVALHDHKRGLMQQLFPTPDAADGGG, from the coding sequence ATGAGCAAGGACGACAAGACAACCAAGCCAAAACCGCATCTTCGGTTTCCGCAGTTCCGGAATGCCGCGGGCTGGAATGTCAAGCGTCTTGGTACCCGCGGCGCGTTCTTGTCCTCACTCACAGGGAAGTCTGCAGCTGACTTCGATACGGGTGACGCCAGGTTTATCCCGTACATGAACGTCTTCTCGAACACTTTCACGGATCTCCATGATCTGCGTGCGGTCGATGTCGGTGAGGGCGAGACGCAGAACGCCGTCGCCCGAGGCGACGTTTTCTTCACCGTTTCATCAGAGACCCCAGAGGACGCGGGCATGTCGAGCGTTCTCCTCGGTGACATCGAGGACTGCTACCTCAACTCGTTCTGTGCCTTGTTTCGCTTTCATGAAGGTCGCTCACCAGACCCGGTCTTCTTGGGGTATGCGCTCCGATCTGGGGTAGTCAGGAAGCACCTCGCTCGCAGCGCTCAGGGTGCAACCCGGTACAACATCTCGAAGGGAGTGTTTCGCGACGTACCGCTGCTCCTGCCTGAGCCGGCCGAACAGCGCAAGATCGCGGAGTGCCTCGGCTCGCTGGACGACTGGATCGCGGCCGAGACGGAAGCCCTGGCGGCACTCCGCCGGCACAAGACCGGCCTCATGCAACAGCTCTTCCCCCGCCCGGGCGAATCCCGCCCGCGGCTTCGGTTTCCGGAGTTCCGCGATACGCGGCAGTGGCAACCAAAGTCGATTGACGAACTCGCAAGCTTCAAGTCTGGTGGGACGCCATCCAAGAGCAATCCCGCCTACTGGGGCGGCTCGATCCCGTGGGTATCCGCGAAGGACATGAAGAAACTGAGATTGCAGGATAGCGAGGACCACATCACCCAGCTTGCGGTGGACGAGGGTGCGAGGCTGGTGCCTGCTGGCACATTGCTCATGCTCACACGTGGCATGACATTGATGAAGGATGTACCGATTTGCCTGCTGCAACGACCCATGACATTCAATCAGGATATCAAAGCTCTCACCCCACGGAAGGGGACGCGCGGTGAGTTCCTTGCCTATCTCCTGATCGCCAATAAGCCGAATCTGCGGGCACTCGTAGACATAGCTGGACACGGCACCGGACGACTGGACACTGACGAAGTAAAGCAGTTAAGGCTATCGGCACCCGGTCCTGCTGAGCAGGAGCGCATAGCTGATTGTCTCGTGTCGCTGGATGCCCTTATCACGGCGCACGCTGATAAGCTAGTCGCTCTCCACGACCACAAACGCGGCCTCATGCAGCAGCTCTTCCCAACGCCGGACGCGGCCGATGGAGGTGGCTGA
- a CDS encoding type I restriction endonuclease subunit R has translation MTSAERELEQALIDRLVGLKYEHRPDIRDRDALNANFREKFETLNRVKLTDGEFGRLLDEIVVADVFDAAVRLRERSSFVRDDGTPLNYSLVNIKDWCKNTFEVVSQLRINTANSFHRYDVMLLINGIPAVQIELKTLGISPRKAMQQIVDYKSDPGNGYTNTLLCFVQLFVVSNRDRTYYFTNNNKKHFAFNADERFLPVYEFADSKNEKISHLDDFAESFLAKCTLGRMISRYTVLVAGEKQLLMMRPYQIYAVQQIVDCIKDNTGNGYIWHTTGSGKTLTSFKASTLLKTNDDIHKCLFVVDRKDLDRQTRDEFNRFQAGCVEENTNTAALVKRLLSDNYADKVIVTTIQKLGLALDEQSKRNKQRAERGRDTYSDLLAPLRDKRMAIIFDECHRSQFGQTHQTIKDFFPKAQFFGFTGTPIFEENATARKVDGDVQTLMTTADIFQQPLHQYTITDAIEDRNVLKFNVDYFQHGGEDARKANPDAVKRAIVDNILDKHDAATNSRRFNALLATASINDAIAYFDLFAEAQAERQAEDPDFKPLKIAAVFSPPAEGNADVRQLQEDLPQELADNQQQPDEKKAALTRIIADYNARYGTNHKLAEFDAYYSDVQERIKNQKFPDADMPGKDGTPGGGKIDLVIVVDMLLTGFDSKYLNTLYVDKKLKHHGLIQAFSRTNRVLNDTKPHGQILDFRGQKDNVDEAVRMFSGLEATGEGAEESRKIWLVDPAPVVIEKLKAAKADLDAFLEGQGLPPAPSSIANLKGDAARAGFVQQFKEVQRLQVQLDQYTDLSDAQKQEIEATLPKDDLRGYRGAYLETAKQLRDQSQSSDEPDPTVDDLDFELVLFASATIDYDYIMTLISQMSQAPASGKSTKTRMTREELIALIQSDAKFLDEKDDIAAYVRSLEAGKGLSVREVEAGYARFKAEKQQQAMHDLAAVHGLETDALEAFTAEVLDRMIFDGEKLTDLLAPLGLGWKDRQRKEQELMAGLIPLLKQRAAGRRINGLAAWEQ, from the coding sequence ATGACCTCAGCAGAACGCGAACTCGAGCAGGCTCTGATAGACCGGCTCGTCGGCCTGAAGTACGAGCACCGGCCCGACATCCGCGACAGAGATGCGTTGAACGCCAACTTCCGAGAGAAGTTTGAGACGCTCAATCGTGTCAAGCTGACCGATGGCGAGTTCGGCCGCCTGCTCGACGAGATCGTTGTCGCCGATGTCTTCGACGCCGCTGTTCGGTTGAGGGAGAGAAGCAGCTTTGTCCGCGACGACGGCACACCGCTCAACTACTCGCTCGTCAACATCAAGGACTGGTGCAAGAACACCTTCGAGGTCGTCAGCCAGCTCCGCATCAACACCGCAAACAGCTTCCATCGGTACGACGTGATGCTGCTGATCAACGGCATCCCGGCCGTGCAGATCGAGCTGAAGACCCTCGGCATCAGCCCCCGCAAGGCGATGCAGCAGATCGTCGACTACAAGTCCGACCCGGGCAACGGGTACACCAACACGCTGCTCTGCTTCGTCCAGCTCTTCGTCGTCAGCAACCGCGATCGGACGTATTACTTCACCAACAATAACAAGAAGCACTTTGCGTTCAACGCCGACGAGCGGTTTCTGCCCGTCTACGAGTTCGCGGATTCCAAGAACGAGAAGATCAGCCACCTGGACGACTTTGCCGAGTCGTTCCTCGCCAAGTGCACGCTCGGCCGCATGATCAGCCGCTACACGGTTCTCGTCGCCGGCGAGAAGCAGTTGCTGATGATGCGCCCGTACCAGATCTACGCCGTCCAGCAGATCGTCGATTGCATCAAGGACAACACCGGCAACGGCTACATCTGGCACACCACCGGCAGCGGCAAGACCCTCACCAGCTTCAAGGCCTCGACGCTGCTCAAGACCAACGACGACATCCACAAGTGCCTGTTCGTGGTCGACCGTAAAGACCTCGACCGTCAGACCCGCGATGAGTTCAACCGGTTCCAGGCCGGTTGCGTTGAGGAGAACACAAACACCGCCGCGCTCGTCAAGCGTCTCCTGAGCGATAACTACGCCGACAAGGTCATCGTCACCACGATCCAGAAACTCGGCCTCGCCCTCGATGAGCAGAGCAAGCGCAACAAGCAACGCGCCGAACGCGGCCGAGACACCTATTCCGACCTGCTCGCGCCCCTCCGCGACAAGCGCATGGCCATCATCTTCGATGAGTGCCACCGCTCACAGTTCGGCCAGACCCACCAGACCATCAAGGACTTCTTCCCCAAGGCCCAGTTCTTCGGCTTCACCGGAACACCGATCTTCGAAGAGAACGCCACGGCCAGGAAGGTCGACGGTGATGTCCAGACCTTGATGACCACCGCCGACATCTTCCAGCAGCCCCTGCACCAGTACACCATCACCGACGCCATCGAAGACCGCAACGTCCTGAAGTTCAACGTCGACTACTTCCAGCACGGCGGCGAGGACGCCCGCAAAGCGAACCCCGACGCGGTCAAGCGTGCGATCGTCGACAACATCCTCGACAAGCACGACGCCGCCACAAACAGCCGACGCTTCAACGCACTCTTGGCCACCGCCAGTATCAATGACGCGATCGCCTACTTCGATCTGTTCGCCGAGGCGCAGGCTGAGCGGCAAGCTGAAGATCCCGACTTCAAGCCTCTCAAGATCGCCGCCGTCTTCTCTCCGCCCGCCGAAGGCAACGCCGATGTCCGTCAGCTCCAGGAAGACCTCCCCCAGGAACTGGCCGACAACCAGCAGCAGCCCGACGAGAAGAAGGCCGCGCTCACCCGCATCATCGCGGACTACAACGCTCGGTACGGCACGAACCACAAGCTCGCCGAGTTCGACGCCTACTACAGCGATGTCCAGGAGCGCATCAAGAACCAGAAGTTCCCAGATGCCGACATGCCCGGCAAGGACGGCACACCCGGCGGCGGGAAGATCGACCTCGTCATCGTCGTCGACATGCTCCTCACCGGCTTCGACAGCAAGTACCTCAACACTCTCTACGTCGACAAGAAGCTCAAGCACCACGGCCTGATCCAGGCCTTCAGCCGCACCAACCGCGTCCTCAACGACACCAAGCCCCACGGCCAGATCCTCGACTTCCGGGGCCAGAAGGACAACGTCGACGAAGCCGTCCGGATGTTCTCCGGCCTCGAAGCCACCGGCGAGGGTGCCGAGGAATCCCGCAAGATCTGGCTCGTGGATCCGGCCCCCGTCGTCATCGAGAAGCTTAAGGCCGCGAAGGCCGACCTCGACGCGTTCCTCGAAGGCCAGGGCCTGCCCCCAGCGCCCAGCAGCATCGCCAACCTCAAGGGCGACGCCGCCCGCGCCGGCTTCGTGCAGCAGTTCAAGGAGGTCCAGCGACTTCAGGTCCAGCTCGACCAGTACACCGACCTCTCCGATGCGCAGAAGCAGGAGATCGAGGCGACGCTGCCCAAGGACGACCTCCGCGGCTATCGCGGGGCCTACCTCGAGACGGCCAAGCAGCTCCGCGACCAGTCGCAATCCAGCGATGAGCCCGATCCAACCGTCGACGACCTCGATTTCGAGCTGGTCCTCTTTGCCTCTGCCACTATCGACTACGACTACATCATGACGCTCATCAGCCAGATGAGCCAAGCCCCTGCTTCAGGCAAATCGACAAAGACCCGGATGACCCGCGAGGAGCTGATCGCCCTCATCCAGTCCGACGCCAAGTTCCTCGATGAGAAGGACGACATCGCCGCGTATGTCCGGAGTCTCGAAGCCGGCAAGGGCCTCAGCGTGCGGGAGGTCGAGGCCGGCTACGCCCGTTTCAAGGCTGAGAAGCAGCAACAGGCGATGCATGACCTCGCCGCCGTCCACGGCCTCGAAACGGACGCCCTCGAAGCCTTCACCGCCGAGGTGCTCGACCGCATGATCTTCGACGGCGAGAAGCTCACCGACCTGCTCGCGCCGCTCGGACTGGGCTGGAAGGATCGCCAACGCAAGGAGCAAGAACTGATGGCGGGCCTGATCCCGCTGCTCAAGCAGCGCGCCGCCGGACGCCGGATCAACGGACTGGCTGCGTGGGAGCAGTGA
- a CDS encoding helix-turn-helix domain-containing protein — protein sequence MSGLRQGNPPPPPPEVMTIDELAVYLQVSKSSLYKLAQDGKVPGQKVGRHWRFHKSAVDAWLSSDGSREGGGSRRPSPGADDR from the coding sequence ATGTCTGGACTCCGTCAGGGCAACCCGCCGCCTCCCCCGCCGGAGGTGATGACCATCGACGAGCTTGCGGTCTACCTGCAGGTCTCGAAGTCGTCCCTCTACAAACTCGCGCAGGACGGGAAGGTGCCCGGCCAGAAGGTCGGGAGGCATTGGCGGTTCCACAAGTCTGCGGTGGATGCGTGGCTCAGTTCGGATGGGAGTAGAGAGGGCGGAGGGTCGCGCCGGCCGAGCCCGGGAGCAGATGACAGATGA
- a CDS encoding recombinase family protein, with product MKVRKRDRPKEAAAPGSRMRCAVYTRKSSEEGLDQEFNALDAQRESAEAFIASQKTEGWVCLPDRYDDGGFSGGSMERPALEHLLRDIEAGKIDCVVVYKVDRLSRSLMDFARIMEAFDRKGVSFVSVTQQFNTTSSMGRLTLNILLSFAQFEREIIGERIRDKIAAQKRKGKWAGGVPVLGYDVDRSGPSPRLVVNAREAVRVRALFDLYLEKQSLLPVVRELRHREWTNKKRVTKKTGKVIGGKPFNKATLHNHLINPVYVGKITHKGEIYDGVHEAIVDPEIFERVQKLLRYNGRTGGFEVRNKYGALLRGLITCKACGYAMTHTFTKDKKGGPRFYRYYRCTHAIKNGASECPSRTLPAAEIERVVVDEIRGLGSDRALLKQVLADAQATIAEEREGLVTERADLRRTLDRCHRELQTLAAGGLADTDVSQRIAELHEQITAGDKRLPEVEKRIGELDAETITQAQAEAAFSGFDPVWENLIPREQARLIRLLVSAVEYDAVKSSVSVTFRPTSIRAFLDRIKKEAA from the coding sequence ATGAAGGTACGCAAACGCGATCGGCCAAAGGAGGCCGCGGCCCCGGGCAGCCGCATGCGATGTGCGGTGTACACCCGCAAGTCCAGCGAAGAAGGTCTCGATCAGGAGTTCAACGCGCTTGATGCTCAGCGCGAGAGCGCCGAGGCGTTCATCGCCAGCCAGAAGACCGAGGGTTGGGTCTGCCTGCCGGACCGCTACGACGACGGCGGGTTCTCCGGTGGCAGCATGGAGCGGCCGGCGCTCGAGCACCTGCTCCGCGATATCGAGGCGGGAAAGATCGACTGCGTCGTGGTTTACAAGGTGGACCGGCTCAGCCGCTCGCTGATGGACTTCGCTCGGATCATGGAGGCGTTCGACCGTAAGGGCGTGTCGTTCGTCTCGGTGACCCAGCAGTTCAACACGACGAGCTCAATGGGACGCCTGACGCTCAACATCCTGCTCTCTTTCGCACAGTTCGAGCGTGAGATCATCGGCGAACGGATCCGGGACAAGATCGCGGCCCAGAAGCGCAAGGGCAAGTGGGCCGGCGGCGTGCCGGTGCTGGGCTACGACGTGGACCGCTCCGGCCCGAGCCCGCGGCTGGTGGTGAACGCCCGCGAGGCGGTGCGGGTCCGTGCCCTGTTCGATCTGTACCTGGAGAAGCAGTCGCTGTTGCCGGTCGTCCGCGAGCTGCGACACCGCGAGTGGACCAACAAGAAGCGGGTCACGAAGAAGACAGGCAAGGTCATCGGCGGGAAGCCATTCAATAAGGCCACGCTGCACAATCACCTCATAAACCCGGTCTACGTCGGGAAGATCACCCACAAGGGCGAGATCTACGACGGCGTGCACGAGGCCATCGTGGACCCGGAGATCTTCGAGCGGGTCCAGAAGCTGCTGCGCTACAACGGGCGGACCGGCGGTTTCGAGGTCCGCAACAAGTACGGTGCCCTGCTACGCGGTCTGATCACCTGCAAGGCATGCGGGTATGCCATGACGCACACATTCACGAAGGACAAGAAGGGCGGGCCGCGGTTCTACCGCTACTACCGGTGTACGCACGCTATCAAGAACGGGGCATCCGAGTGCCCGTCGCGGACGCTGCCGGCGGCGGAGATCGAGCGGGTGGTGGTCGACGAGATCCGCGGGTTGGGCTCCGACCGAGCCTTGCTCAAGCAGGTGCTGGCCGACGCCCAAGCAACGATCGCCGAGGAGCGCGAGGGTCTGGTCACGGAGCGTGCCGATCTGAGGCGGACGCTGGACCGTTGCCACCGCGAACTCCAGACTCTCGCGGCCGGAGGGCTCGCGGATACAGATGTGTCCCAGCGGATCGCAGAACTGCATGAGCAGATCACTGCCGGGGACAAGCGGCTGCCCGAGGTCGAGAAGCGGATCGGCGAACTGGACGCAGAGACGATCACCCAAGCGCAGGCCGAGGCGGCATTCAGCGGCTTCGACCCCGTGTGGGAGAACCTGATCCCGCGTGAGCAGGCCCGGCTGATCCGGCTGCTGGTCTCGGCGGTGGAGTACGACGCCGTGAAATCGAGCGTCAGCGTGACCTTCCGCCCAACGAGTATCCGGGCCTTCCTCGACCGCATCAAGAAGGAGGCGGCATGA